TTTACCAAAATGCTCATCCCCCCAAAGGTCGTGATCCTTCATGCCTCTTTCTTTGGGTAGCCAATCCAGGGACATCTCAACCTCCTTTTCTTCTCTGGTTTCTTTCTGGTTTTATTTGGGAAAATCCACGTTTCGAGTCATCTTGCCTGTGTCTGCCTGCAGCTCATGGTTCTTGTGCCTTTCCCCTCGCCTTCATCACCCCCTCTCAGCAAACTTCTTTTGCGCTCCGCTGTATTTTTCCTTTTCATCCAAAAAGGCCACCTGGGACCATTCCTGACATCGCTCCACTCGGTCCAACATGACATTTAAATGGTGGAGTTCGCTTCTGAACCTATCATGGTCTTTTTCCAAAACCAGGAAGCGGTTCAAAGGAGTCCTACCCCGGTATTCCTCCATCCTCTTTCTGAGGCTCTTTATGGTCTTTTCCAGCAAAACCTTTTTCTGTTTGAGGCACTCCAGAGCCTTTTCCCTGCCCAGGGCAAAGATGAAAAAATACCCAAGATTGGATAGGTCATAGGTGATGTTCTTGTCCAGAAGAGATTTCTCAACCAGCCTGGCCAACCGCTCCTTACCCTTGGGAGTCAGGCTGTACACCCGTCTTTCGGGCATGAGGCCCTCTCTCTCCCTCCTGGAGCTTACCATCTGTTGCTCTTCCAGGGCTGCTAAGGTCTTGTAGATCATAGGTGGGCTTATCTTGGCCCAGGAGTCCATACGGTGTACCTTAACCAGCTGGTTGATCTGGTAGCCGTGCATCGGCTCATCCAAGAGAAAACCCATCACCACCAGCTCATACTTAGACATCCTGAGCCTCCTACCAGTGTGGCCAGAGAAGTTCCCTTAAGTGGCCAGCTAATATACTTCTAACTAGTATCTTTATAACTAGTCTTACTTACCCTACATGGAAGGGGGATGTCAAGAGTTTTTTTACCGCCTTGCCAAAAGCTGCCAGGCAAGATAATCCATTGATCTGACCCGAACCATCTATGTTTATTCAATGATGCTGGCTAACTCCAAGAAATCAAAAGGGGAACTGATTTGTGTCAAATACAACCTGTCTTTCCCATGGAATCCTGGTCTGGGCCTGAAAATAGGTCAATGTACCGGGGGTTTGGGAGCCTGGCCCCATTCTCACCCATGCTGGAGAATAATTGGGGCCAGATCCCCTATCAAGTCAGGAAAACTAAAGGGCCCCCTTTGCTTTTATGCTTACAAAGCCTTGCCATGGTGGCTCCAAGTATCAGGGCCGGGATGCTCCCTGAACCCCAAGACCCGGTTGGGGCAGCACACACGGCCTGAGAAGATCCGATGATGCTGGCTGATCCCTTTTTGCATGCCAGGCTCAACAAGGATCTTTCACGAAAAAGGACCTTTGCCAATCCCAGGGTAAAAAGTTTCTTGCAGACTATCTTGAGTTTCAAAAGAAGGCCTGATGGAGTCAGCTCCCATGGTGGGTGATCCAGCTCATGACAAGACCCAACACCTCAGAGCCACCTCTTAGATTAGGCTAATTGCCCCTTCTAGGGAGCTGACCACAAAGCACTTCCGGCTTCGTCCAAGAGCAGTATGGAAGATACAGGACTAAAGCTGCTTTGGCTCGGCCCTTCTCCCTTTAGTCTGGTGGCTCCCAAGGCCAGTCTCAGGTTTCCTCTGGCATCGGCCATCTGGAGAGCCGGCTCCCCCTGGGCCAGCACCCCAAAGCCAGCTCGAGGCTCACCTGCCTCGTCGTAGAAATTCATC
The sequence above is drawn from the bacterium genome and encodes:
- a CDS encoding PadR family transcriptional regulator, coding for MSKYELVVMGFLLDEPMHGYQINQLVKVHRMDSWAKISPPMIYKTLAALEEQQMVSSRREREGLMPERRVYSLTPKGKERLARLVEKSLLDKNITYDLSNLGYFFIFALGREKALECLKQKKVLLEKTIKSLRKRMEEYRGRTPLNRFLVLEKDHDRFRSELHHLNVMLDRVERCQEWSQVAFLDEKEKYSGAQKKFAERG